The following coding sequences are from one Frigoribacterium sp. Leaf415 window:
- a CDS encoding MFS transporter: MTDASAAPSTRASSASSPGAGPGQPAGVPRHAWYALVALLLGMFIALLDTTIVNVALPTIRTTLDASESTLSWIISGYALAFGLALIPAGRIGDRIGHKWVYFTGVLLFTLASLACGLAQDDTQLVVFRVVQGLAGGIFVPAVTAFIQLLFPGRSRGKAFAIMGAVIGVSSALGPIIGGLIIQAFGDENGWRLVFYVNLPFGIITLIAAAVLLPKRDESVPRPDRGLDWIGLVLVSGAFVALLVPLIQGQDEGWPLWTYLTIAAGVVLLALFGLWEVAYTKRGKTPLVPPKLFAHPSFTGGVVLALVYFAAFTSIFFTISLLWQSGLGHSALASGAVAIPFAVGSIISSSQSNRIAARLGRGVLILGTALVTIGLTWMWLVLVTVDASDLTNWMLLVPLLLAGLGNGFFIAPNVQFIVATVDRQDAGSASAVISAIQRIGSAVGIAIIGSVLFGTLTISGRTPADVATGFTDAAAHAMLVSAIFAFASFVLVFALPRRVPRQRG, encoded by the coding sequence ATGACCGACGCCTCCGCCGCTCCCTCGACCCGCGCCTCCTCGGCGTCCTCGCCCGGGGCCGGCCCCGGCCAGCCCGCCGGCGTGCCACGTCACGCCTGGTACGCCCTCGTCGCCCTGCTGCTCGGCATGTTCATCGCCCTGCTCGACACGACCATCGTCAACGTCGCCCTGCCGACGATCCGCACGACGCTCGACGCCTCGGAGTCGACCCTGTCGTGGATCATCTCGGGGTACGCGCTCGCCTTCGGTCTCGCACTGATCCCCGCCGGACGCATCGGCGACCGCATCGGCCACAAGTGGGTCTACTTCACGGGCGTGCTGCTCTTCACGCTCGCGTCTCTCGCCTGTGGCCTCGCCCAGGACGACACCCAGCTCGTCGTGTTCCGCGTCGTGCAGGGACTGGCCGGCGGAATCTTCGTGCCCGCCGTGACGGCGTTCATCCAGTTGCTGTTCCCCGGTCGCTCGCGCGGCAAGGCCTTCGCCATCATGGGTGCCGTCATCGGCGTCTCGTCGGCGCTCGGCCCGATCATCGGCGGCCTGATCATCCAGGCGTTCGGCGACGAGAACGGCTGGCGTCTCGTCTTCTACGTCAACCTGCCGTTCGGCATCATCACCCTGATCGCCGCCGCGGTGCTGCTGCCCAAGCGCGACGAATCGGTGCCCCGCCCCGACCGCGGGCTCGACTGGATCGGCCTCGTGCTGGTCTCGGGCGCCTTCGTCGCCCTGCTCGTCCCGCTGATCCAGGGACAGGACGAGGGCTGGCCGCTCTGGACCTACCTGACGATCGCCGCCGGCGTCGTGCTGCTCGCCCTGTTCGGCCTGTGGGAGGTCGCGTACACGAAGCGCGGCAAGACCCCCCTCGTCCCACCCAAGCTCTTCGCCCACCCGTCGTTCACCGGCGGCGTCGTGCTGGCGCTCGTCTACTTCGCGGCCTTCACCAGCATCTTCTTCACGATCTCGCTGCTCTGGCAGTCCGGACTCGGCCACAGCGCGCTGGCCTCGGGCGCCGTGGCGATCCCGTTCGCGGTCGGCAGCATCATCAGCTCGTCGCAGAGCAACCGCATCGCCGCCCGACTCGGGCGCGGCGTGTTGATCCTCGGCACGGCCCTCGTGACGATCGGCCTCACCTGGATGTGGCTCGTGCTCGTCACGGTCGACGCCTCCGACCTGACGAACTGGATGCTGCTGGTGCCGCTGCTGCTCGCCGGCCTCGGCAACGGCTTCTTCATCGCGCCGAACGTGCAGTTCATCGTCGCGACGGTCGACCGGCAGGACGCCGGCTCGGCCAGCGCCGTCATCTCGGCCATCCAGCGCATCGGCTCGGCCGTCGGCATCGCCATCATCGGCAGCGTGCTCTTCGGGACGCTGACCATCTCGGGCCGCACGCCCGCCGACGTCGCCACCGGGTTCACCGACGCGGCCGCCCACGCCATGCTCGTCAGCGCGATCTTCGCCTTCGCCTCGTTCGTGCTGGTGTTCGCCCTGCCGCGTCGCGTCCCGCGGCAGCGCGGGTAG
- a CDS encoding PepSY-associated TM helix domain-containing protein: MTATGHERPAAATTTDPTREPSSANRPAPPPVPTRTPARRGWFAPMLLRLHFFAGVLVGPFVLVAALTGAAYALTPTLEQVVYDRELHAPVSGAALPLADQIAAADEAVGDGGTLVAVRPAPTPGDTTRVMYTGDDLIEGQTRAIFVDPATAEVRGDLPVYGTSGALPLRTTISDLHRSLGLGDAGRLYSELAASWLGVVVLAGLGLWIGRWRSARRRGRTTRDLLRPAPRSSGLRRISSWHASTGVWLTVGALFLSATGITWSQFGGANVTSVRSALSWTAPTLPTAVGGSDADAAAGGASDPHAGHHDAATRGTGAVDPASFDAVLAVARTVNVNTGLVEIEPPADAASAWTVTEIQRSFPTEVDAVAVDGATLEVVGRTDFADHPFMAKLARWGVDTHMGSMFGLPNQLLLVATALGIAAMVVFGYVMWWQRRPTRGGSRALVGRPAPAGSLTRAPWWGLTLVVAAGVAVGVFLPLLGASLVAFVLLDAIVVVARTRG, translated from the coding sequence ATGACCGCCACCGGCCACGAACGGCCCGCGGCGGCGACGACGACGGACCCGACGCGCGAGCCGTCGTCCGCGAACCGGCCCGCGCCTCCTCCGGTCCCGACGAGAACGCCCGCGCGACGTGGCTGGTTCGCGCCGATGCTGCTCAGGTTGCACTTCTTCGCCGGGGTCCTGGTCGGGCCGTTCGTCCTGGTGGCGGCGCTGACCGGCGCCGCCTACGCCTTGACGCCGACCCTCGAGCAGGTCGTGTACGACCGCGAACTGCACGCCCCGGTGTCGGGAGCCGCCCTCCCGCTGGCCGATCAGATCGCCGCGGCCGACGAGGCCGTCGGCGACGGCGGAACGCTCGTCGCGGTGAGGCCGGCCCCCACGCCCGGCGACACCACGAGGGTGATGTACACCGGCGACGACCTGATCGAGGGGCAGACGCGGGCGATCTTCGTCGACCCGGCCACCGCCGAGGTCCGTGGCGACCTGCCGGTCTACGGCACGAGCGGCGCACTGCCGTTGCGCACGACGATCAGCGACCTGCACCGCAGCCTCGGGCTGGGCGATGCCGGACGGCTGTACAGCGAGCTCGCGGCCAGCTGGCTCGGGGTCGTCGTGCTCGCCGGGCTCGGACTGTGGATCGGTCGCTGGCGGTCGGCCCGGAGACGGGGCCGGACGACCCGCGACCTGCTCCGGCCGGCACCACGCAGCTCGGGTCTCCGTCGGATCTCCTCCTGGCACGCCTCGACGGGCGTCTGGCTGACGGTCGGAGCCCTCTTCCTGTCGGCGACCGGCATCACCTGGTCGCAGTTCGGCGGCGCGAACGTGACCTCCGTGCGGTCGGCGCTCAGCTGGACGGCACCGACGCTGCCGACGGCGGTGGGCGGTTCGGATGCGGACGCAGCAGCCGGGGGTGCGAGCGACCCGCACGCAGGACACCACGATGCCGCGACACGTGGCACGGGAGCCGTCGACCCTGCGTCCTTCGACGCCGTGCTGGCCGTGGCCCGCACGGTCAACGTGAACACCGGTCTGGTCGAGATCGAGCCGCCGGCGGACGCCGCGAGCGCGTGGACCGTGACCGAGATCCAGCGGAGCTTCCCGACCGAGGTGGACGCCGTGGCCGTCGACGGCGCGACCCTCGAGGTCGTGGGGCGCACCGACTTCGCCGACCACCCGTTCATGGCGAAGCTCGCCCGGTGGGGCGTCGACACCCACATGGGGTCGATGTTCGGCCTGCCGAACCAGCTGCTGCTCGTCGCCACGGCGCTCGGCATCGCGGCCATGGTCGTCTTCGGCTACGTGATGTGGTGGCAGCGGCGGCCGACCCGAGGTGGCTCACGGGCGCTGGTCGGTCGACCGGCCCCCGCAGGTTCGCTGACCCGGGCGCCGTGGTGGGGCCTGACGCTGGTCGTCGCCGCCGGGGTCGCGGTCGGGGTGTTCCTCCCGCTTCTCGGGGCGAGCCTGGTCGCGTTCGTCCTGCTCGACGCCATCGTCGTGGTCGCGCGCACCCGGGGCTGA
- a CDS encoding YcnI family copper-binding membrane protein, whose amino-acid sequence MRSRALATTCIAGAAGLTLALTAPLSASAHVELDASATTPATLSVLTFAVGHGCAGSATTSLAIDFPAGVQAITPTIAPGWTITETNDDTGSTVTYTADVPLPDGYRDTVQVSALLPVDGEPGDVVAFPTLQTCEVGSTAWDELPTDGVEPSSPAPALTLTAAEPATDTSAADVSDTTDVVAAAADAPVDSLARGLGLASLVVGVVAVLLLTVALRRRGGDAR is encoded by the coding sequence ATGCGCTCCCGCGCCCTCGCCACCACCTGCATCGCCGGCGCCGCCGGCTTGACCCTCGCCCTGACCGCCCCCTTGTCCGCCTCGGCCCACGTCGAACTCGACGCCTCGGCCACCACCCCCGCCACCCTCAGCGTCCTCACCTTCGCCGTCGGCCACGGCTGTGCCGGCTCGGCCACGACCTCGCTCGCCATCGACTTCCCCGCCGGGGTACAGGCGATCACGCCCACGATCGCGCCGGGGTGGACCATCACCGAGACGAACGACGACACCGGCTCGACGGTCACCTACACCGCCGACGTCCCCCTGCCCGACGGCTACCGCGACACGGTCCAGGTCTCCGCACTGCTTCCCGTCGACGGGGAACCCGGCGACGTCGTCGCCTTCCCGACCCTGCAGACCTGCGAGGTCGGGTCGACCGCCTGGGACGAGCTGCCCACGGACGGCGTCGAGCCCTCGTCGCCGGCCCCGGCGCTGACGCTGACGGCCGCCGAGCCGGCGACGGACACCTCGGCCGCGGACGTGTCCGACACGACCGACGTCGTCGCGGCGGCCGCCGACGCCCCCGTCGACTCCCTGGCGCGCGGTCTCGGCCTCGCGTCCCTCGTCGTCGGCGTGGTCGCCGTCCTGCTGCTCACCGTCGCACTGCGTCGTCGGGGCGGTGACGCTCGATGA
- a CDS encoding PRC-barrel domain-containing protein, with protein sequence MFEAENIRDWIGMPVVDPDGDKVGSLESIYFDTAADQPAFATVTAGMLGRSRLVFVPLQGAVVAPKHLKVQFAKKLVKDAPSIETDGELEAAREPAVFEHYGLVYQTGAAGERRLGRR encoded by the coding sequence ATGTTCGAAGCCGAGAACATCCGCGACTGGATCGGCATGCCAGTCGTCGACCCCGACGGTGACAAGGTCGGCTCGCTCGAGAGCATCTACTTCGACACCGCCGCCGACCAGCCCGCCTTCGCCACGGTGACGGCCGGCATGCTCGGGCGCTCGCGCCTGGTCTTCGTGCCGTTGCAGGGCGCGGTCGTCGCCCCGAAGCACCTCAAGGTGCAGTTCGCCAAGAAGCTCGTCAAGGACGCCCCGTCGATCGAGACCGACGGCGAGCTCGAGGCCGCCCGCGAGCCCGCCGTGTTCGAGCACTACGGCCTCGTGTACCAGACCGGCGCGGCCGGCGAACGCCGCCTCGGCCGTCGCTGA
- a CDS encoding MOSC domain-containing protein, which translates to MTAASAPVIAATASAPAPTASVTAVCWVSALLPDSGTIGVTAIDKRPVDGPVHVRPLGLRADVQADRKHHGGLDQAVYVFADEDASHFAGLLGREVTPGLFGENLRTAGMDVTGAVIGERWAVGETLVLEVTKPRVPCGTFARRLGESQWVKRFYAEGRPGTYLRVVKAGPVQAGDGVAVLSRPSHGVTIGEAFTGLEPDRAEALLAAVDGPDRLRLTDEVRGFAEKALRGRVPA; encoded by the coding sequence ATGACCGCCGCCTCCGCCCCCGTCATCGCAGCGACCGCCTCCGCCCCGGCTCCGACCGCCTCCGTCACGGCCGTCTGCTGGGTGTCCGCCCTGCTGCCCGACTCGGGCACGATCGGCGTGACCGCGATCGACAAGCGCCCCGTCGACGGTCCCGTGCACGTGCGCCCGCTCGGCCTCCGCGCCGACGTGCAGGCCGACCGCAAGCACCACGGCGGTCTCGACCAGGCGGTGTACGTCTTCGCCGACGAGGACGCCTCCCACTTCGCCGGGTTGCTCGGCCGCGAGGTGACGCCCGGGCTGTTCGGCGAGAACCTGCGGACGGCCGGGATGGACGTCACCGGCGCCGTGATCGGCGAACGCTGGGCCGTGGGCGAGACCCTCGTGCTCGAGGTCACCAAGCCGCGCGTCCCGTGCGGCACCTTCGCCCGGCGCCTGGGCGAGAGCCAGTGGGTCAAGCGGTTCTACGCCGAGGGCCGTCCCGGCACCTACCTGCGGGTGGTTAAGGCTGGTCCCGTCCAGGCGGGCGACGGGGTCGCCGTGCTGTCGCGGCCGTCGCACGGGGTGACGATCGGAGAGGCCTTCACGGGGCTCGAGCCGGACCGGGCCGAGGCCCTGCTCGCGGCCGTCGACGGACCCGACCGCCTGCGGCTCACCGACGAGGTCCGGGGCTTCGCCGAGAAGGCCCTGCGAGGGCGCGTCCCCGCCTGA
- a CDS encoding 3'-5' exonuclease, producing MVHGGYAVIDVETTGLWPGRHHRVIEIGIVHLDAHGEVEASFETVVDPSRDLGPIHVHGLRSADVRGAPRFEHVVDDLCDRLRGRVVVAHNARFEAQFLAAEFARLGLVSPLGPDGAGALCTMKLAPTYLPGAGRTLADCCAAIDVDLSVAHESLADATATARLVSAYLRMGDAQSAWWQDWGRYAALQQWPTAETPRSTPHPRYAGGAGGADDGGHGPGRAAWRSRRRVARVPELAPVPSAGAVLSASGAVTPAAPAAVPPASPTGSTHLTGPVDLDLDRDVYGLSVEPAPAEPRFLERATELLPQLDLDRRQNQYAAMLDKALSDGYLSTDEAGNLATLAAELDLDEPSRVVLHDRYFASLVSTVWAHDVLSDDERRQVDAVAEMLGIAPHRRDAALVPSVLERAPRPADDDELDEFEVIEGLDESLGAPSEPRTPTLARPDVGPLAPGAHVALTGSLTQGRDALARTLERAGLVVWPAVTTETSLVVAADVAWPSGKVRKALRYGVPVVDETQLPFVLARSRRSRTAA from the coding sequence ATGGTTCACGGCGGCTACGCGGTCATCGACGTCGAGACGACCGGACTCTGGCCCGGGCGTCACCATCGGGTCATCGAGATCGGCATCGTGCACCTCGACGCCCACGGTGAGGTCGAGGCGTCGTTCGAGACCGTCGTCGACCCCTCGCGCGACCTCGGACCCATCCACGTGCACGGTCTCCGCAGCGCCGACGTGCGCGGGGCGCCCCGGTTCGAGCACGTCGTCGACGACCTCTGCGACCGCCTGCGCGGACGGGTCGTCGTCGCGCACAACGCCCGCTTCGAGGCGCAGTTCCTGGCGGCCGAGTTCGCGCGCCTCGGGTTGGTCTCGCCGCTCGGACCCGACGGTGCGGGCGCCCTCTGCACGATGAAGCTCGCGCCCACCTACCTGCCCGGTGCCGGCCGGACGCTCGCCGACTGCTGCGCGGCCATCGACGTCGACCTCTCCGTCGCCCACGAGTCGCTCGCCGACGCGACCGCGACGGCCCGCCTGGTGTCCGCCTACCTGCGCATGGGTGACGCCCAGTCGGCCTGGTGGCAGGACTGGGGCCGTTACGCCGCCCTGCAGCAGTGGCCGACGGCCGAGACGCCGCGGTCCACCCCGCACCCCCGGTACGCAGGAGGCGCGGGCGGCGCCGACGACGGAGGCCACGGTCCCGGCCGCGCGGCCTGGCGGTCCCGGCGCCGCGTCGCCCGCGTGCCCGAGCTCGCACCGGTCCCCTCGGCAGGCGCGGTCCTCTCGGCCTCCGGCGCCGTGACGCCGGCCGCTCCCGCGGCGGTGCCCCCGGCGAGTCCCACGGGCAGCACGCACCTCACGGGCCCGGTCGACCTCGACCTCGACCGCGACGTGTACGGCCTGTCCGTCGAGCCGGCGCCCGCCGAGCCGCGGTTCCTCGAGCGGGCGACCGAGCTGCTGCCCCAGCTCGACCTCGACCGTCGGCAGAACCAGTACGCCGCGATGCTCGACAAGGCGTTGTCCGACGGCTACCTCTCGACGGACGAGGCCGGCAACCTCGCGACCCTCGCCGCCGAGCTCGACCTCGACGAGCCGTCGCGGGTCGTGTTGCACGACCGCTACTTCGCCTCGCTCGTCTCGACCGTGTGGGCGCACGACGTGCTCTCCGACGACGAGCGTCGGCAGGTGGACGCGGTGGCCGAGATGCTCGGCATCGCCCCGCACCGCCGCGACGCGGCCCTCGTGCCGTCGGTGCTCGAGCGGGCACCCCGGCCGGCGGACGACGACGAGCTCGACGAGTTCGAGGTCATCGAGGGGCTCGACGAGTCCCTCGGAGCACCGTCCGAGCCCCGCACGCCGACCCTCGCCCGACCCGACGTCGGTCCGCTGGCACCCGGCGCACACGTCGCGCTCACGGGATCGCTCACTCAGGGGCGGGACGCCCTCGCGCGGACGCTCGAGCGGGCCGGACTGGTGGTCTGGCCGGCGGTCACGACCGAGACATCCCTGGTCGTCGCGGCGGACGTCGCCTGGCCGTCGGGCAAGGTGCGGAAGGCCCTGCGCTACGGCGTGCCCGTGGTCGACGAGACGCAGTTGCCGTTCGTGCTGGCCCGTTCGCGGCGTTCGCGCACCGCGGCCTGA
- a CDS encoding GAF and ANTAR domain-containing protein, with protein sequence MTDRDRETQLLKTFVTLADSLVTGFDTIDLLQMLVERTTALFDAADAGIILAGSTGELEVIASTNERSKLVGLLQLRAGEGPCVESYTTGSVVSVPDLGEIDDRWPVFADLARDSGYGSVHAIPLRLRDQTLGSLNLFRDTTGALNEDDATAAQALADVATISILQERALREIDSTRDQLQRALDSRVVIEQAKGVVSYTQSVDMDEAFQRIRRHARANRLPLVEVAADVVARRLTI encoded by the coding sequence GTGACCGACCGCGACAGAGAGACCCAGCTCCTGAAGACGTTCGTCACGCTCGCGGACTCGCTCGTGACCGGCTTCGACACCATCGACCTGCTGCAGATGCTGGTCGAGCGCACCACGGCCCTCTTCGACGCCGCGGACGCCGGCATCATCCTCGCCGGCTCGACCGGCGAGCTCGAGGTGATTGCCTCGACCAACGAACGCAGCAAGCTCGTCGGGCTGCTGCAACTCCGTGCCGGCGAGGGTCCCTGTGTCGAGTCCTACACGACGGGCTCGGTCGTCTCGGTCCCCGACCTCGGCGAGATCGACGATCGCTGGCCGGTCTTCGCCGACCTCGCCCGTGACTCGGGCTACGGCTCCGTCCACGCCATCCCCCTGCGGCTGCGTGACCAGACGCTGGGTTCGCTCAACCTGTTCCGCGACACCACCGGCGCCCTCAACGAGGACGACGCGACCGCGGCGCAGGCCTTGGCCGACGTCGCGACCATCAGCATCCTGCAAGAGCGCGCGCTCCGCGAGATCGACTCCACGCGCGACCAGTTGCAGCGCGCCCTCGACAGTCGCGTCGTGATCGAGCAGGCCAAGGGCGTCGTGTCGTACACGCAGTCCGTCGACATGGACGAGGCGTTCCAGCGCATCCGGCGGCACGCCCGGGCGAACCGCCTGCCGTTGGTCGAGGTCGCGGCCGACGTCGTGGCACGACGCCTGACCATCTGA
- a CDS encoding GAF and ANTAR domain-containing protein, whose product MAEASAVRTAAASLARATAPGTDLCRPFRETFGVTGAAVSTLGGPLGTGTVCSSDPVSARRDEIQFDLGEGPCWQAHGTNRPVIEPDLVTAPPEAWPAAAAALTEAGVASVAAFPLSYGRLDLGAVDLYSDERRDLTDDEVDQATTLACIAGKSVLTRALDALEAGDDSLFPTTFPREVHQASGMVMVQLGVSVDEALLVIRGHAWSSGRALREIASEIVLRRLDFS is encoded by the coding sequence GTGGCTGAGGCGAGCGCCGTCCGGACGGCCGCCGCCTCACTCGCTCGTGCCACCGCACCGGGCACCGACCTGTGCCGCCCGTTCCGCGAGACGTTCGGCGTGACCGGCGCTGCGGTCTCCACGCTAGGCGGCCCCCTCGGCACCGGCACGGTGTGCTCGAGCGACCCCGTGTCGGCGCGCCGGGACGAGATCCAGTTCGACCTCGGCGAGGGGCCCTGCTGGCAGGCGCACGGCACGAACCGTCCGGTGATCGAACCAGACCTGGTCACCGCCCCTCCGGAGGCGTGGCCCGCCGCCGCCGCCGCCCTGACCGAGGCCGGCGTCGCGAGCGTCGCCGCCTTCCCGCTCTCGTACGGTCGCCTCGACCTCGGTGCCGTCGACCTCTACAGCGACGAGCGCCGCGACCTGACCGACGACGAGGTCGACCAGGCCACGACGCTCGCCTGCATCGCCGGCAAGAGCGTCCTCACCCGGGCGCTCGACGCGCTCGAGGCCGGGGACGACAGCCTCTTCCCGACCACCTTCCCCCGTGAGGTGCACCAGGCCTCGGGCATGGTCATGGTCCAGCTCGGCGTCAGCGTCGACGAAGCCCTCCTCGTCATCCGCGGCCACGCCTGGTCGAGCGGTCGAGCGCTGCGCGAGATCGCCAGCGAGATCGTGCTGCGACGGCTGGACTTCTCGTGA
- a CDS encoding inorganic phosphate transporter yields MDVFVTVMLVIVIALVFDFTNGFHDTANAMATSVATGALKPKVAVLISAVLNLVGAFLSTEVASTVSNGIIREGDGGVQVTPVMIFAGLVGAVIWNLATWYLGLPSSSSHALFGGLIGAAVIGAGVGAVDFGVVLSKVVLPALISPVVAGVVALVATYAAYRVTRQATLRGSTAGFRHGQTVSASLVSLAHGTNDAQKTMGVITLTLIAAGYQGAGTAPPLWVVLACGLAIALGTYLGGWRIMRTVGKRITDVQAPQGFAAETSSAATVLISSHLGFALSTTQVTSGSIVGAGLGKKLATVHWGVVGKIASAWLVTLPAAALVGGVSAWLASSSTAGLVVVAVLALAGGLAFALLARRHPVTHETVNDSDEAPAAERVGASRGRGE; encoded by the coding sequence ATGGACGTGTTCGTCACCGTGATGCTGGTGATCGTGATCGCGCTGGTCTTCGACTTCACGAACGGTTTCCACGACACGGCCAACGCCATGGCGACCTCGGTCGCCACCGGCGCCCTGAAGCCTAAGGTCGCCGTCCTCATCTCGGCCGTCCTCAACCTGGTGGGCGCCTTCCTCTCGACCGAGGTCGCGAGCACCGTCTCGAACGGCATCATCCGCGAGGGAGACGGCGGGGTCCAGGTGACACCGGTCATGATCTTCGCGGGTCTCGTGGGTGCCGTCATCTGGAACCTCGCCACCTGGTACCTCGGGCTGCCCTCCAGCTCGTCGCACGCCCTCTTCGGCGGCCTCATCGGTGCGGCGGTGATCGGTGCCGGCGTGGGGGCCGTCGACTTCGGCGTGGTCCTGTCGAAGGTCGTGCTGCCGGCCCTGATCTCGCCCGTCGTGGCCGGCGTCGTGGCGCTCGTCGCCACGTACGCGGCCTACCGGGTCACCCGGCAGGCCACCCTGCGGGGGTCGACGGCAGGATTCCGGCACGGACAGACGGTCAGCGCCTCCCTGGTCTCGCTGGCGCACGGCACCAACGACGCCCAGAAGACCATGGGTGTCATCACGCTGACCTTGATCGCCGCGGGCTACCAGGGAGCCGGCACCGCCCCGCCCCTCTGGGTGGTCCTCGCCTGCGGCCTCGCCATCGCACTCGGCACCTATCTCGGGGGCTGGCGCATCATGCGGACCGTGGGCAAGCGGATCACCGACGTCCAGGCTCCCCAGGGGTTCGCGGCCGAGACGAGCTCGGCCGCGACCGTCCTGATCTCGTCCCACCTCGGGTTCGCCCTGTCGACGACCCAGGTGACGTCGGGGTCCATCGTCGGGGCAGGGCTGGGCAAGAAGCTCGCCACGGTGCACTGGGGCGTCGTGGGCAAGATCGCCTCGGCCTGGCTGGTGACCCTGCCGGCCGCCGCTCTGGTCGGAGGGGTCTCGGCCTGGCTCGCCAGTTCGAGCACGGCGGGCCTGGTGGTCGTCGCGGTGCTCGCCCTGGCCGGCGGACTCGCCTTCGCCCTCCTCGCCCGGCGGCATCCCGTGACCCACGAGACCGTCAACGACAGCGACGAGGCCCCGGCCGCCGAACGGGTCGGCGCGAGCCGCGGACGAGGGGAATGA
- a CDS encoding phage holin family protein, translating to MSDPFREPVSTPPAPEEKAATTSLGDLLTGVTGDISTLFRQEVELAKAELTESAKKAGKGAGMFGGAGLTGLFALLFVSLAAMWGLGSLIGLGWSSLIIAVVYAIVALVLFLRGRKELKSIKGAPKTVDSLKKIPETVTPGGTA from the coding sequence GTGAGCGACCCGTTCCGCGAGCCCGTGTCGACGCCGCCCGCACCGGAGGAGAAGGCCGCGACGACGTCGCTCGGCGACCTGCTCACCGGAGTGACCGGCGACATCTCGACGCTGTTCCGCCAGGAGGTCGAGCTGGCCAAGGCCGAGCTGACCGAGTCGGCCAAGAAGGCCGGCAAGGGCGCTGGCATGTTCGGCGGGGCCGGGCTCACGGGCCTGTTCGCCCTGCTGTTCGTCTCGCTGGCGGCCATGTGGGGCCTCGGCTCGCTGATCGGCCTCGGCTGGTCGTCGCTGATCATCGCGGTCGTCTACGCGATCGTCGCCCTCGTGCTCTTCCTGCGCGGGCGGAAGGAACTGAAGAGCATCAAGGGGGCACCGAAGACGGTCGACTCCCTCAAGAAGATCCCCGAGACCGTGACGCCTGGAGGCACCGCATGA
- a CDS encoding DUF3618 domain-containing protein, giving the protein MSTTDQNGSSRTPDEIRAEIERTRAGLSYDVDALADKVNPSSIAHRQTEKVKSRFSGVKESVMGAAHDAASTTSGAGHDAAGSVSDASSAAVRKAKGNPLAVGLIAFGAGWLVSSLIPATDKEKELVSDAKDAAGPALDSVKGAAQDVASNLKEPAQEAFASVKGTAQDAASTVKDDASSAAGDVKDSAQQSQENVHGA; this is encoded by the coding sequence ATGAGCACCACCGACCAGAACGGCAGCAGCCGCACGCCCGACGAGATCCGCGCCGAGATCGAGCGCACCCGCGCCGGCCTCAGCTACGACGTCGACGCGCTCGCCGACAAGGTGAACCCGTCGAGCATCGCCCACCGCCAGACCGAGAAGGTGAAGAGCCGCTTCTCGGGCGTCAAGGAGTCCGTCATGGGCGCGGCGCACGACGCCGCGTCGACCACCTCGGGTGCCGGCCACGACGCCGCGGGCAGCGTCTCGGACGCCTCGTCGGCGGCCGTGCGGAAGGCGAAGGGCAACCCGCTCGCGGTCGGCCTGATCGCCTTCGGTGCCGGCTGGCTCGTGTCGTCGCTGATCCCCGCAACGGACAAGGAGAAGGAGCTCGTCTCCGACGCCAAGGACGCGGCGGGCCCGGCGCTCGACTCGGTCAAGGGTGCGGCACAGGACGTGGCGTCGAACCTGAAGGAACCGGCCCAGGAGGCGTTCGCGTCGGTCAAGGGCACGGCACAGGACGCCGCCTCGACCGTGAAGGACGACGCCTCGAGCGCCGCGGGCGACGTGAAGGACAGTGCCCAGCAGTCGCAGGAGAACGTGCACGGGGCCTGA